ATGCGATTTCAGCCCGGGGAGGGACTCTACCAGCAGTGAATGCCGGGGCCTATCGGATTAGTGAGCAGATGGTGGACTATCTGACGCACAAGACCAGAAATCCCCATGCTTCCAGTCTGGCTGCTATCATCGCCTATGAATTAAAGGCAGAGCATGAGCAAAAGGATGTACCGATTATGATCTATGATTCAGTGGCGGTTGACCAGTTTGAGCCCGTGGCCCGGCTATCAGGCTTAAAGGGGGCTGACCGAGTCAGTGGCAGCCATGCCTTAAATACCCGTGCGGTAGCCATGAAGGTTTGCCAGGACCTGGGAACTCGCTATGAGGCAAGTAATTTGATTGTTTGCCATATGGGGGGAGGTATTTCAACTAGTGCCCACCAAAAAGGTCGGATGATTGATAACATTTCTGATGATGAAGGCCCTATGGGGATGGACCGGACCGGTGAACTTCCTTTATTAGCACTCTTTAAAGTGATAGAGGGCTATTCTTATGAAGAAATGGTCCGATTAAATAAACAAGAGGGCGGTATTAAATCGTATACAGGTCATACAGATATGCGGCAAGTACAAGCCGAGGCTGACCACGGTAATGCTTATTACCAACTAGTGATCGATGCCTTTGTCTATCAAATTGCTAAAGCTATTGGCTCATTAGCTACTGTCCTTAAAGGAAAGGTAGATCGGATTATTCTTACCGGGGGAGTCGCTCATTCCCAAAAAATAACGGAGGCAATCAGTGACCGAGTAGCCTTTATCGCCCCGGTTATTGTGGAAGCTGGCGAACATGAAATGATCGCCCTATCGAAAGGGGCAGAACGAGTGCTCTTGGGTCAAGAAGATATGCAAGAGTTCACAGGATAATTTAAATAAACTAATGAATGGTTTAAAGAGGCTGGGGGAAACCCCCGGCCTTATTTTATTTCTTAGTGAGGCTAAGAATGCTTAGGTGACAAGGAGAGATTATAGCGCCTGTAAGCTAGCCTATCTTCCTTACTAAATATGTAGAACTCTTAAAAGTAGGCAAAGAAAAAGCTCCCTACCCTGTGGTAGAAAGCTCTTTATCTAGGTGTATCTATTTTATGAAGGCTAGTTTATATAATAATCTTTTTATTGGCGTCCTTTTTCAAGAATTTCCTTCCAATAATCGTTATAGTAGTCGGTTTTTTCTTTATTAACGAAGGCTGCAATACCATATTCGGCTTGTTCAGATTGGAAAAGTTTCAAGATGGCATCAATTTCAATTTGAATCCCTTCATCAATGCTTTTACCGCTTTGTTCATCGATAACCCGGTTGGCAGTGAAAATGGATGAAGGAGAGCGTTCGTGGATCTTTTCAACGAATTTAGAGTTATCGATACCTTCTACCGGTTCCCCGTAAATGGTCTTCATAATATTTTCATCACTGAAGGCCACTAATTGGTCATGGTAGTCTTCAGGAATTTCACGTTCCCGGTATTTGTCAGGCATATTATTAATTAATTCTTTAGCTGCCACATAAATTTCTTCTTCTGTATTTGCTCGGGCATGGGATAAGCCTAATTTTTCGGTGTCATCAGGTCCGAAGATGGTCCCAGTCATAGCGAAGAATTTAGCCATTTCCTTGCCTAATTGGTGGTTTAATCGCAGCATGCCACCGTAGCCTGGGATAATTCCTAAAGTAGATTCAGGAAGGCCAAATTTGGCTTTGTCAGTGACAATCATGGCCCGACTGGCTAAGGCCAGTTCACAACCGCCGCCCAGGGCCCAGCCGTCAACTACTGCGATTAATGGTTTCTTACATTGTTCCATTTTGCCACGGATTACTTTGTGGCCTTTCATATTTTCTTCAAAGGCGGCCCAGTTCTTCGCACGAATATTGTCTAAGAACCAAGCGATGTCTCCCCCAGCAATAAAGGCCTTATCACCGGCACCTCTTAGAAGCATGCCTTCTACTTCATCATTTTCTTCACCACTTGTGATGGCGTCCCCAATCATATTCACCACTTGGGTATCAATCGCGTTGAGGACTTCGGGACGATTGACCAAAATTGTCATAATACCATCTTTAATCGAAGTTACTACATAGTCAGACATAATCATTTCCCTTTCTATTTTATACGCTTTGAACTAAATAACGCCTTTTTCTTTTAGTGACTGGATGTCTTCTTCACTGTAACCCAGGTCGGTTAATATTTCCTGATTGTGTTCTCCTAAGCGGGGCGCATGGTTAAATGGTATTTTTTTATCATCTGAGAATTGGACTGGCGAAGCAGGCATGGCCACACGTTTGCCATCCTTACCAAATTCCATATTTTCCAGGTAATTATTAGCCCAGGCTTGTTTATCATTTGGAATTTCATCAAAAGTTTGTGCCCGTTCAAAGGTAAAGTCTTCAGCCAGCATTTTATTAATCAGATCTTGACTTTCCATATTACCAATAGCTGCTTCTACTTGTTTGACAAATTCTGATTGCTTAGGATTCTTTTGGAAGGCATCCAAGGTATTGACGCTTTCATCATCGATATATTCCTCTAAACCGATAATCTTCATGAAGCGAGGGAATTCACTTTCATAGCGCACGAGGCAGAGCATGATCCATTCGCCGTCTTTGGTTTGATAGGATTGTAGGAAGGGGTTATTGGGATGCATACGGTCTTTAGGATAGTGGTCCTCGTATTGGGAAGAAACAATCATCATCTTATTACAGAAAATGGCAGAACCTAAAAGTGATACACGGACTTCTTCCCCTTGACCGGTTTGTCTTTGCTTGAGTAGAGCGGCTAAAATCCCACTTAAGAGGGAAAGACCAGCCACACTATCTCCAACCCCTGAAGGAGCAGAAATTGGGGGATGGTTAACTGGTGCTAAGCTGGCCATAAAGCCACCGCGGGCCCAATAACCCACGACATCATAACCTGGACGATGGGCTTCTTCGCCTTTAGTCCCGTAACCTGAAAAATGACCCCAAATTAAATGAGGAAATTTGGCCTTTAGGGTTTCATAGCCTAAGCCTAATTTTTCTAAGGAATGAATGCGAATATTGGAAATAAAAACATCGGCTTCTTCAAGTAATTGCATCATGATTTGATAACCTTCTTCGCTTTTTAGGTTTAGGGTAATCCCTTTTTTATTGAGGTTATCGGTTTCAAAAATAGGGTTTTCATCCTCAGTAGCGGTAACGTTCATGGTGGCACCGGTCCCTCTTAATTGGTCTCCAGAGGGGGCTTCCACCTTGAGAACATCTGCTCCCCAGTCAGCCATTACGCGGGCTGTAGTTGGAGCGGCTACCATGGTAGAAAAATCAATAACTTTTACGCCATCAAGTAATTGAATGTTCATTATATAGTATCCTTTCTCTTCCGTTTTGCCCATGAGTGGAAGTGAAAAGACTTGTTTTGCTTTCAACTCCTATTATAGTGAAGAAAATCACGAAATTGTATTTCAAAAAAGGCAAAGGCCCCTTACAGGAAATGCAAGAGGCCAGATAAATCAGTAAAAGATAAAAATTATTTGTATTCCTCAGTGATAAATTGACGCACATATTGGGTGAAGACGTCCACACTATATGAAGGGAGGTTTTCTTTCTTTTTTATCATATAGATAGGACGTTTAATAGGTAGGTCGACAATGGGTAGGATTTTAACACCAACGGTTCCGGCAATGGTATTTTCAGAGACCAGGGCAACCCCAATATCATTTCTTACCATAGCCATTAGGGTATTGTCGTCGACCACCCGGTGGATAGTATGAATGGGATAGGTCTTCTTCGAAATAGAGGCCAATTGCAAGTTAGTGATCAATTTTTTGAAATTTTCGTTATCACTGGTACGAATAAAGGTGAGGTCGACCGTTTCTTGTAGGGTGACTTGGTCTTTCTTGGCTAAGGGATGAGCATCGGGCACAGCTAAGGCTAGGCGTTCTTCAAAGAGGAGTTCCGTTTCAATTTGCGTATTGTAGTTATCAAAGCCAAAGTCACTGGCAAAAACGACATCTAATTTTTCATCCAGCAAGTCTTTAATCATTTGACTAGTAGGGAGTTGTTCAAAGTTAATCTTAAGGTTGCTGTCTGCTCTTTGGCAGTAGGCTAATAGGGAGGGAATCATGTTATTAGCAATGGAAAAGAGACTGTCACAAGAAATATGAATGGTGTCGTGGCGGATATCCGCCATGGATTGGAGGTCAAAAATTCCTTCTTCAATGGTACGAATGCTTTGGTAAGCATAGCGATAAAAAACCGTCCCATAGTCAGTTAAACGGACCCGGCCTTTATTGTTAATAAATAAGGGTACACCGGTCGTTTCTTCTAGACCTTGGATAGCTCGACTGAGCGTCGAGGTGGTGATAAAGAGTTTTTCAGCGGCTAAACTATAATTTTGATGTCTAGCAGCAACGATAAAATAGTAGAGGTGCTGGAGGTTGATGGATGACATTTTCATGATTCTATACTCCTTTGAATAGGTCTTGTATTTATTGCAAGGCTGTTTTGCATTTTATCAACTGGTGAAAGAGTGAGCAATACAGTAGGATGAAGGTGTAGCAAAAGTTAAAGCGCTTTCTTATATTTTACGAAAAAAGATCAATAAGACAAGCTGCCTCCAACTTTTCTATTTATAGACCATTGCCCATATGGTTAGGATTCTGTTAAGACTTGTTATTGCTTTCATTTTATCAAAAAAATATTATGCAAAGGAGATCCTTACTATGTCAAATCCATTATTAGAAGTTATCGGAACCAAATACCCTATTCTACAAGGTGCTATGGGGGGCGTGGCTTATCACCAATTGGTAGCCGCTGTTTCAGAAGCAGGTGGTTTAGGGATAATTGCTTCAGCGGGTATGGATAAAGAAACCCTCCATGAAGAAATTAGAAAAACTCGAGAACTAACTGATAAACCATTTGGGGTTAACTTGATGTTAATGTCACCAAATATTGCTGATATGATCGAAGTTATTGCCGAAGAAAAAGTTCCGGTCGTAACAACGGGTGCTGGAAATCCTAAGCCAGTGATCGAACCCTTGCACCAAGCAGGCTGTAAGGTAATTCCAGTTGTAGCGACAGCTAGACAAGCCGCAAAAATGGAAGCAGCCGGTGTCGATGCCGTGGTCTGTGAAGGAAACGAAGCCGGTGGACATATCGGGACAGTGGCAACCATGACCCTAACCCGCGCTGTTTCTAAGGCAGTTAAGATCCCTGTGGTGACTGCTGGGGGAGTTGCTGATGGTCATGGCCTGGCTGCTGCCTTCGCTTTAGGGGCATCTGGGGCGCAATTAGGTACAGTTTTAGTGGCTAGTGAAGAAGCACCAATCGCTGATAGTTATAAGGAAGCAACTGTTTCTGCTCAAGAAAATTCAACCTTTGAAATGGCCCGTGAAATTGGTTCTCCAATTCGTTTACTACAAACCAAAGGCTCTGACCACCTGCAAGAAATTATCGATAATGGCGGTGGCCGTGAAGATTTTGAACCTGTTAGTCTAGAACTATTAGTTAAAGGGGCTAAGGGAGATACTGAAAATGGTACAGTGACCATTGGCCAAATTGCTGGTGTCGTTGAAGAAGTTCGTCCAGTAAAAGAAATTCTTGACAGCATGGTTGAAGAAGCTGACCAAGTAATTTCATCACTAAGTATTCTTTAATAACTTAAGAAGTGATAAAAGCTGGAGTATCCCCATCACTCCAGCTTTTGTTATCTATTAGATGATAGAAAGAGGAGATGGTATGAAAGGTAAATATCTTATTCTAACAATTATAATGGCCTTTACAGTAGCTGGGGCTGTCGGTTTAAATATCAATTCGGTTGGTGTCTTCTTAGGGCCGGTTTCCAAAGATTTAAATGTTCTGACTGGGACCTTTGCAATCCACGCGACCCTGATTAGTTTTGGAACGGCCTTTGCGGCTTTTGCGGTTCCGGGCGTTTTAAAAAGGTTTTCCTTTAAGAAAGTCTTGATCGTAGCTTCATTAGTGACGGCCTTGTCCACCATGGCTATGGGGTTTTCGAATTCCATGTGGCAATTCTATATTCTAGCCTTTACCCGTGGCGTTTTTGCTGCCTTTTACGGGATTGTTCCCTTACAATTATTGATTAATAATTGGTATAAGGCTAAGCATGGGACGGTTTCAAGTGTGGTTTTTGCATTTTCAGGCGTAGCTGGTGCGATTTTTGCCCCGATGTTAACCCAACTGATCCAAAGTATTGGCTGGCGACAAACCTATCTGGTTCAAGCACTTTTATTTGTTCTCTTAGCCTTACCAGCTATTATCTATCCTTTTGCCTTTGATCCCCGTGATGAAAATAAACTACCTTATGGCTATCAAGAAGAGGCAGCTGATGCGGATGAAACAGGAGACGATAGTGGGGAAGAAGCCTTCTCCTATACCCAACCGACCTTTGTCTTGTTGATTGTAGCTAGTTTATTGATCACAGCTTTAACCGGTTTAGCCCAACACTTCCCTGCTATTGGCGAAGAGTACGGTTACTTACCAACTATGGCGGCATTAATGGTATCTGCAGGAATGTTAGGGAATATTATTTTTAAAATCATTATTGGTTTTATTTCTGATGCCAAGGGTGCGATGGTGTCGGTCTACACTATGCTAGCAACCATGGTTCTCGGCCTTATTGTCATTATGACCTTTAGAGTGGCAGAAATCTCATTATTGGGAAGTTTCCTCTATGGGGCAGTCTATTCTATTTCAGCGGTTGGCTTGGCCTTGGTGACCAAGCATATTTTCTCATTAAAGTTATTTGATAAGGTCTATCCTTCAGTGAACTTTATTGCTAATGCCGGAGCGGCCGTGGCTGTTTCTATGTATGGTTACCTCTATGATTTCAGCGGCTCTTACCGCTTAGCGATTATCTTATCAATCATTTTAGCTGTTGTTTCCATTCTTTGTCTCTTTCTTGCTGATCGCTTGAAGTCTGGCCAAAACAAGGCATAAAGGAAAAGTTAATGCTAGTTCTTGACAGCTAGAGTAAAGAGCAAGTCTTTATTAGAAATAAAAATTTTTACATGTGAGCTGGACGAGGAGCCAGCTCTTTTTGCGTGATCGGGCTGAGAGTTAATAAAGATTTGTATGAAATTTTTCTAATAATAATATATATTGGATAAATTTCACAATAAAATTCAAAATGATGTATGAATTTTCTGGCAATTAAAAAAGAATGTGTTATCATTAATGAAAGCGATTACATTTATGGTTGGAAGGAGTGATTTTCTTGGCAGATTATGATTTATTAGTCATTGGTTCAGGCCCGGGAGGCTATATTGCTGCAGAAGAAGCAGCAAAGTCAGGGCTGAAAACGGCTGTCGTTGACAAAGGTCCGGTAGGGGGGACTTGTTTAAATTCAGGTTGTATTCCCATTCAAAGCTATGTTCAAAATGGCCGCTGGGCCTTACAAAGTAAGCAACTGGCCAAATATGGATTAGCTCAAGTCAGTGATGACATTGATTTTAAAGTCTTAAAGACACGGAAAGATCAAGTCGTCCAGCAAAACCAGCAAGGAATCTTACAGATCTTTAAAAGCAATGGGATTGATTTTATCGAAGGTGAAGCAGTCTTTGTCAAAGATAAGACCTTTAAGGTTAATGATCAGACCCTTAGTGCCAAAAATGTTTTATTGGCAACTGGAAGTCGGGTTTTAGAACCAACAATTCCTGGAATTGAAGGGGTAGATTATTTGACCCATGAAAGCTTTTTCCACATGGAAGATTTACCTGAGCGTTTAGTGATTGTTGGGGCCAGCGAGCATGGGGTGGAATTTGCCTTTGCTATGGCTGCCTTGGGTGTCAAGGTAAGTCTGATTGAGGAAAAGGCAACCATTATTCCAAACCAAGTCAAAGAGGTACAAGACTATGTCAAAAAGCTATTCAAAAAACTTTCTGTAGAAGTGATTGAAGGAGTAACCATTGACCATCTTAGTCCGGACCAGGTCCATCTGAGTGATGGTCAAGAGATTGGCTTTGACCAGCTTCTCTTAATGATTAGCCGGCGTCCAGATTTGACCATGGTAAAGGATATGGGACTTGAATTGGATAAAAAAGGCACTTATTTAGCAGTTGATGAAAGCTATCAATCCAGCTCTCCAGGAATCTATGGTGTTGGGGACTTAATCGGTGGATGGCCATTTGCCCATGCTGCTAGCCATGAAGGTATCAAGGCAGTCAAGGCAATCCTAGGACAGGCTGAATATCCCCTTGATTTTAATGCTGTGCCTCGTAAGATGGCGGTTGACGTTGATGTTGAAAGTTTTGGTATGCATGAAGACCAAGCCCAAGAAGCTGGCTATGATGTGATTAGTCATCAGATTCCTTTCATGATGAATGGGGCAGCCGCTGCTCTGGATGAGAGTGAAGGCTTTGTCAATATAATTAGTGAAAAACAATATGGGCAGATTTTAGGGGGCTTGGTAGTTGGCCATGGAGCCAGTGAAATCATGCATATTCTCTTAGCAGTTTATCAATGTGAAGGCACGATTGATGAATTAGCCCAAATGGTCTTTGCCCACCCTACCTTATCGGAAACTATTGGAGATGTCGCTAAAGCATTGGTAAGAAAATATTAATGAGTTAAACAGAGACAATAGGAGGAATTCATTATGGTGAAAACACAAGAACAACAACAAGAGCAAAGACAAAGCTCCGGACAAGCCCAGTTTAAAGAACGGATGGCGACCGATATTAAAACTGCCTCTGATGTTGAAGTTAAAGCCATGAGTCCGGATAAGGCCAAGGCGATCTATAAAACGATGAACGAAATTCGAGACTTTGAGGATACTGTCCACCGTTTCTTTGCCCAAGGGGAAATCCCTGGCTTTGTTCACTTGTATGCTGGTGAAGAAGCTATTGCGAGTGGTGTTTGTGCCCACTTAACTGATGATGACTATATTACCTCTACTCACCGGGGCCACGGACACTGTGTGGCTAAGGGCGGCGACCTTAAAGGCATGATGGCTGAGATCTTTGGTAAAGAGACTGGTCTCGGTAAAGGTAAGGGTGGCTCTATGCATATTGCTGACCTCGATAAGGGGATCCTAGGAGCCAACGGTATGGTTGGTGGCGGATTCGGACTAGCGGTTGGCGCTGCTATGCGTAATAAATACCTAAAAACTGACTCAGTAGCTGTTTGTTTCTTTGGGGACGGGGCTTCTAATGAAGGCTTATTCCATGAGTGTTTAAATATGGCAAGTATTTGGCAATTACCAGTTATTTTCGTTAATGAAAATAACTTCTTTGCGGAATCGACCCCACAATGGTATTCATCCGGTTCGGAAACCATCGCTGAACGGGCAGCAGCCTACAATATGCCAGGAGTCCGTGTCGATGGAAAAGATTTGATGGCTGTTTATGAAGCAGCTGGTGAAGCTATTGACCGGGCGCGTCAAGGCGGGGGGCCAACATTAATTGAATGTGTGGCTTACCGAAACTATGGTCACTTTGAGGGTGACGAACAAAAATATAAAGCCCTCTCTGGTCCTGAAAAAGAATGGGCTGACCGTGACGCTATCCAAGTCTTTAAAGACTATGCCATTGAACATGGCTTGGCCAGTCAAGAAGAATTAGAAGAAATCGAAGCCCAAGCCAAACAAGATGTGGAAGACGCAGTGGAATATGCTAAAGAAAGTCCAATTCCGGCTGCTGAAAACCTATTAACCGATGTTTTCGCTGACTAATCTGAGGATTTAGCTGAGAGAGGAGACTTTAATATGAGTAGAGAAATTGCCTTTATGACCGCAATTAATGAAGCTTTAGACCAAGCCATGGAAAAAGACGACCGCGTTGTCCTCTTAGGAGAGGATATTGCGGGTGGTCGTGAAGTTGACCATTTAGCTGAAGAAAATGAGGATGCCTGGGGTGGCGTTATGGGGGTTACCAAGGGTTTGGGACCTAAGTACGGTTTAGATCGTGTCATTGATACCCCCTTATCAGAAATGGGTTATATGGCTGCGGCAGTCGGGATGGCCGCCACTGGTTTACGTCCTGTTCCTGAATTAATGTTTAACGACTTTATCGGTTTCTGTTTAGACTCCTTATTAGGCCAAGGGTCAAAAATGCGCTATATGTTTGGTGGTAAGGCACAGATTCCAATGGTAGTTCGGACCATGCATGGGGCTGGAGCGAGTGCAGCTGCCCAACACTCAGGCTCTTATTATGGGATCTTTGGTTCCATTCCAGGAATTAAAGTGGTTGTTCCTGCCACACCCTATGATGCTAAGGGCTTACTCTTAGCGTCAATTGAAGACAATAATATTGTGGTCTTTTCTGAAGACAAGACCATTTATGGCCAAAAGGGTGAGGTCCCAGAAGAATACTATACCATCCCAATTGGTAAGGCCAATGTTTACCGCCAAGGGGATGACTTAACCATTGTGACGATTGGTAAAATGCTCTTTGTAGCGGAAGAAGTTGCTGAACGTTTGGCTGAGGACGGTATTTCAGTAGAAGTCATTGACCTCAGAACAGTTGCCCCTTGGGACCAAGAAACTGTGATTGAATCAGTGAAGAAAACCGGTCGTCTAATTGTTATTGATGAATCCAACCCACACAATAATACAGCAACCGATATTGCCTCGGTGGTGAGTGACAAGGCCTTCGATTACCTTGATGGGCCAATTAAATGTATTTGTGCTCCTAACGTACCGGTACCTTTTGCGGTGAACTTGGAACAATTATATTTACCTGATGCCGATAAGGTCATTGAAGAAGCTGCTGAACTTATTGACGACTTAAGAGCATAAGGAGGCGGAAATATATGGCGACAGAAGTAGTAATGCCAACATTAGGACTCACCATGACAGAAGGAACTATCGAACAATGGTATGTTAAAGAAGGCGATGAAGTTTCTTCAGGGGACGTCCTAGCAACGATTAGTTCAGAAAAATTATCTGGTGATGTGGAAGCCCCAGAAGCAGGAACTGTGATTAAAATTCTAGCTGATGAAGGCGACACCCTAAAATGTAAGGCTGCCATGGCTTATATTGGGGAAGCCGGTGAAGTAGTAGAAGTTGAAGACTCAACTGAAGAGGCTAGTGAAACTGAAGCAGAATCCAGCTCCAGTAGCAAAGAAAGTCCAAAAGAAACAAGCAAGGATAAAACTGATAGCAAAGCACGCCAAGGAGCCGTTAAGGGCGACCGTATCTTTATCACTCCTGTAGCCCGTAAATTAGCTGAAGAAAAAGGCTATAATATAGAGGACATTCCAGGAACAGGTGGTAATGGTCGAATTACCCGTCGTGATGTCGAACGCTATCAACCTGAAGCTAAACCTAGCCAAGTGGCCACTAGTCAAGCTGGCCAAGGTTTACCAGGTATGCGGAAGACCATTGCTAAACGGATGGTCCAAAGCTTACAAACCACTGCCCAATTGACTTTACATCGTAAGGCAGACGTTACCCAATTAAGCAAGCTGCGCCAAGAAATTAAGTCTAAAGCTGACGATGGGGCAGCACTAGGCTGGACCACCTTAATTACCCGGGCAGCTGTTAAGGCCTTAGAAGAGACGCCTGAAATGAATAGTTGGTATCATGACGGTCAATGGGAGCAACACGAAGCGGTTCATATTGGAATGGCGACCGCAGTTGCTGATGGCCTAGTGGTTCCTGTCATTAGAGATGCCCAGGGGCTCAGTTTAAGTAAGTTAGGTGAAAAGATTAATGAAGTGACTAGCCAAGCCAAGGCTGGCCAATTACCAGGGGAGCTCTATTCAGGGTCGACCTTCTCCATTACTAATATGGGAGGACGAGGCGTTGAATACTTCACCCCAGTGATCAACCCACCAGAAGCAGGTATTCTGGGTCTAGGCGCCATCCAAAAAGAATTAGCCTTTGATGAAAACGGCGAAGTGGTAGAGTTAAGTAAATTCCCATTAAGTTTAACCTTCGACCATCAATTACTAGATGGTGATCCAGCTGGCGCTTTCTTAGACCTAATTGTTTCTTATCTAGAAAATCCTTATAGTTTACTGCTATAAGAATAAGCATAATGACTATTAGTTGAACAGAGATAATAGGAGAGGGCTGGGACAGGAGTCGCAGCCTTCTTCTTATTTATAGCTGAGTAAAGGAGGGGAAAAATGGTTAATCATAAAAAACGCTTAGCCGAAAATATTGAAGCGGCCTTAAAAGAAGCTGAAAATTTGGCTATTGAGAAAAAACATAAAAATATTGCAATTGCCCATGTTTTTAACTATTTAATTGAGGATCAAGATAGTTTTACCTATCGTTTTTTAAAGTCCTTGAATGTGCCAATGAAGGCCATGCAGGCAGAAATTAATCGCGAATTATCACGTTTAGGTAGCGATTATGGTAAAAATCTCAATTATGGCCAACAATTCACTAAACAAGTCGGCGACCTCTTCCAAGGGGCAGAAAATTACCGAGAAAAACGCCAGGCCAATGAAATCACTAGTCAAGACCTCTTAATGGCCCTATTCGACCTTAAAAACAACGAATTGACCCATTGGCTAAATAATTATGTTAACCGCGCCAGTGCCCATAAAAAATTAGCCGAATACCAGGAAAAGCGGACAATTGAGAGTGACGATATGAACTTATCCTTCCCCGCTATATCCAAGTATGCTAGGAATTTAAATGCTAGCTACCGGGCGGGTGAAATGGATCCCATTATCGGCCGGGAAAAAGAACTTGCTGAGATGGTACTCATCCTATCGCGGCGGACAAAGAATAATCCCCTCCTTATCGGGGAAGCAGGAGTAGGTAAAACTGCCTTAGTCGAAGGCCTGGTCCAGCATATTGAGGAAGCTAAGCTGCCTTCCAGTTTAAAGGGAACTATCGTCATGGCCTTAGATATTGGGGCCTTGATTGCAGGGGCTAAGTACCGTGGTGATTTTGAAGAACGCTTAAAAGCCGTCCTTGATGAGGTGAAGGCTTCACAGGGAAAAATTATTCTCTTTATTGATGAAATCCATACCATTGTGGGAGCTGGAAAGACAGAAGGTGCTATGGACGCTGGAAACTTACTCAAGCCTATGTTAGCTCGAGGTGAAATTCACTGTATTGGGGCGACCACCCATCAGGAGTATCACCAATACTTCGAAAAAGACCGCGCCCTTGATCGTCGTTTCCAACGGATATTAGTTGAACAACCGACTTTATTTGAGAGTCAGGCTATTCTCAAAGGCTTACAGGCCCAATATGAAAGCTACCACCACGTTTTTATAGAAGATCAAGCCATCGAAGCAAGTGTGACTTTAAGTGATCGCTACATGACTGATCGCTATTTACCGGATAAGGCTATTGATGTCTTAGATATTGCTTGTGCAGAAGTAAGTATGGTTCTTAAAGAAGCACCAGCTAGCTTATTAACTGCTAGACAAGACCGCTATGATTTGGAGCTGACTCTAGCTAATTCTCATCTCACTTCAAGCGGTCAGGATGATGAAGTAAACCAGGTCAAAGAGGATTTAGCCAGGGCCCAAGAAAAAGAGACTGCTTTAAATGACCAGTGGCAGGCAGAAAAAGCCTTGCTTAAAAACTGGCAAGATTACCGGCAAAAATTCTTTCAAGCCCACTTAGACCTGAAGCAGGCGCAAAAAAGCTTTGATAGTCGAGTGGTGAAAGTCTTAGAAGAGGAAAGCATTCCCCAGCTGGAAGAAAAAATCAAAAAAGTGAAGGCAGACTATCAAGCCGTCCTAAAAGATGGTGACCAGGCCCTATTAGATCCTTGGGTGAGAAAGAATGATGTCGCCAAGGTGATTGCGCGTCAAACCGGCATTCCTGTTGCCCAAGTGGCTGAAGAGGAACGGAAAAAATTAATGCACTTAGCTAGCCGTTTACACCAACGTATTGTCGGCCAAGACCCTGCTGTTCAAGCCGTTAGTCAGGCAGTGATTCGTTCTCGCGCTGATGTCCAAGACCCTAACCGCCCGATTGGTTCTTTCTTATTC
The nucleotide sequence above comes from Aerococcus urinae. Encoded proteins:
- the buk gene encoding butyrate kinase, with amino-acid sequence MKILAINPGSTSTKVSLYSDGKIQAVENYQHRPEDLAHLGPVIQQKDLRKQCVEKFLEENALTLADLDAISARGGTLPAVNAGAYRISEQMVDYLTHKTRNPHASSLAAIIAYELKAEHEQKDVPIMIYDSVAVDQFEPVARLSGLKGADRVSGSHALNTRAVAMKVCQDLGTRYEASNLIVCHMGGGISTSAHQKGRMIDNISDDEGPMGMDRTGELPLLALFKVIEGYSYEEMVRLNKQEGGIKSYTGHTDMRQVQAEADHGNAYYQLVIDAFVYQIAKAIGSLATVLKGKVDRIILTGGVAHSQKITEAISDRVAFIAPVIVEAGEHEMIALSKGAERVLLGQEDMQEFTG
- a CDS encoding enoyl-CoA hydratase/isomerase family protein — translated: MSDYVVTSIKDGIMTILVNRPEVLNAIDTQVVNMIGDAITSGEENDEVEGMLLRGAGDKAFIAGGDIAWFLDNIRAKNWAAFEENMKGHKVIRGKMEQCKKPLIAVVDGWALGGGCELALASRAMIVTDKAKFGLPESTLGIIPGYGGMLRLNHQLGKEMAKFFAMTGTIFGPDDTEKLGLSHARANTEEEIYVAAKELINNMPDKYREREIPEDYHDQLVAFSDENIMKTIYGEPVEGIDNSKFVEKIHERSPSSIFTANRVIDEQSGKSIDEGIQIEIDAILKLFQSEQAEYGIAAFVNKEKTDYYNDYWKEILEKGRQ
- a CDS encoding CaiB/BaiF CoA transferase family protein; the protein is MNIQLLDGVKVIDFSTMVAAPTTARVMADWGADVLKVEAPSGDQLRGTGATMNVTATEDENPIFETDNLNKKGITLNLKSEEGYQIMMQLLEEADVFISNIRIHSLEKLGLGYETLKAKFPHLIWGHFSGYGTKGEEAHRPGYDVVGYWARGGFMASLAPVNHPPISAPSGVGDSVAGLSLLSGILAALLKQRQTGQGEEVRVSLLGSAIFCNKMMIVSSQYEDHYPKDRMHPNNPFLQSYQTKDGEWIMLCLVRYESEFPRFMKIIGLEEYIDDESVNTLDAFQKNPKQSEFVKQVEAAIGNMESQDLINKMLAEDFTFERAQTFDEIPNDKQAWANNYLENMEFGKDGKRVAMPASPVQFSDDKKIPFNHAPRLGEHNQEILTDLGYSEEDIQSLKEKGVI
- a CDS encoding LysR family transcriptional regulator, which encodes MKMSSINLQHLYYFIVAARHQNYSLAAEKLFITTSTLSRAIQGLEETTGVPLFINNKGRVRLTDYGTVFYRYAYQSIRTIEEGIFDLQSMADIRHDTIHISCDSLFSIANNMIPSLLAYCQRADSNLKINFEQLPTSQMIKDLLDEKLDVVFASDFGFDNYNTQIETELLFEERLALAVPDAHPLAKKDQVTLQETVDLTFIRTSDNENFKKLITNLQLASISKKTYPIHTIHRVVDDNTLMAMVRNDIGVALVSENTIAGTVGVKILPIVDLPIKRPIYMIKKKENLPSYSVDVFTQYVRQFITEEYK
- a CDS encoding NAD(P)H-dependent flavin oxidoreductase, coding for MSNPLLEVIGTKYPILQGAMGGVAYHQLVAAVSEAGGLGIIASAGMDKETLHEEIRKTRELTDKPFGVNLMLMSPNIADMIEVIAEEKVPVVTTGAGNPKPVIEPLHQAGCKVIPVVATARQAAKMEAAGVDAVVCEGNEAGGHIGTVATMTLTRAVSKAVKIPVVTAGGVADGHGLAAAFALGASGAQLGTVLVASEEAPIADSYKEATVSAQENSTFEMAREIGSPIRLLQTKGSDHLQEIIDNGGGREDFEPVSLELLVKGAKGDTENGTVTIGQIAGVVEEVRPVKEILDSMVEEADQVISSLSIL